CTCCCCCCCAACAGGGCACCGCTGAGGTGCCATCATGAAATCTCTGCACCGCCTGTGGCCATGGTTGCGTCCCTATCGCACCTCGCTGCTCATTGGCCTGTTCTGGGTTATCATCACCAACGGATTGATCCTGATGATTCCGCAAATGCTGCGTCTGGGCATTGCCGCTATCGAGCAGGGCCATTGGGCTGACGTGCAGTTTTATGCCGTCACCATGGTGGTGGTCACTCTGCTCGGCGGCGGCATTCGGGTCATCTCGCGCCTTCATTTTCTGCATGCCGGTCGCAAAGTCGAAGTAGACCTGCGCCAGGCCATGTTTCACCGCCTGCTTTATCAGCCGGGACCATTCTTTAATAATCATCGCATTGGCGATTTGATCTCCCGTTTTACCAATGACCTGACCAATGTGCGCATGGTTGCCGGGTTCGGTCTGGTGTCGTTGATCAATGCCGTGGTCGTCTACACCATTGCCATAAGCCTGATGGTGTGGATGTCTCCCACCCTGACAATCGCGGCGCTGGTGCCGTTCCCCATCATGCTGCTGGCCGTAAAAAAAATCAGCCGCCGCCTGCTGCTCTATTCGTCCCAAGTCCAGGAACGCCTTGGTGACATCAGTGATATGGTCGAGGAATCCGTCCGCGGCCAGCTCAGCTTGCGCAGCAGTGGTTTTCAACAGGTGCGCTGTCGCCAGTTTGATGCCCAAAATGACCATTACCTTGAAGCGGCGGTCGGCATGGCCCGCATGCGCTCACTGATGGGCCCGGTGATGAGTGTCGTCACACCGCTGGGCATTCTCATGGTGCTCTATTTCGGTGGCCGCCAGGTGATCGCCGGCACGCTGCAGCTTGGCGATATGGTCGCCTTCAATGCCTATCTGGTTCAGCTAACCATGCCGACCATGTTACTGGGCTGGATTCTTACCCTGATACAACGCGCCGCCGTCGGCATGGAACGCATCAGTTTGCTGCTCGACCTGACCGCTCCATCCATGGCCCTGCCGGAACCGGAAAAGATCCCACCCGAAGCGGACAAAGCGCCCCACATTCGTCTCAATGCCCTGACATTCGGCTATCACGCAGACAAGCCCGTGTTAAATGATCTGACCCTTGAGATCCCTTCCGGCACCACCATCGGCATCACCGGAGCCGTGGCCAGTGGCAAAAGCACCCTGCTCCATCTGTTGACCGGACGCTATCCCGTTCACTCTGGGCAGGTGTGGATCGACAATCAGGATCTGACCGACCTCGATGTGCAACGTCACAGCCAGCGGCTGTGTGCCGTGCTTCAGGAAGGAAAACTGTTCAGCGGCACCCTGGCCGAGAATTTCCGCTTTGCCGCCCCAAATCTGGAGGAGGATGCGCTGCACGAGGTCGCCCGAAAGGTCGCGCTGGAGAACGAAATCAATCAGTTCAGCAACGGCTTCGACACCCTGATCGGCGAAGGCGGCCTGACCCTGTCCGGCGGCCAGCGCCAGCGGGTTGGTGTCGGCCGCGCTCTGGCACGCAATCGCGGACTGTGGTTGCTCGATGACCCGTTCAGCCACTTGGACACAGTCACCGCCCGCAAGGTGTGGGACGAAGTCCGCCAAGCTCTGAAAGGACGCACGGTGTTGTTCGCTTCCAGCCGGGTGTCCATTCTGCAGGGCGCCGACCACATCCTTGTTCTTGATCAAGGGCGCATCCTTGAGCAGGGTGATCACACCTCTCTCATGGCGCAACACGGCGAATATGCCCGACTGATGGAACGCGAACAACTGCATCGCGAAATGGAGGGGCTATGAGACCGGTGCTTGGCGACGAAATCAAAGGCCGCCACTTCGACGGTCGCATTCTCAAGCGCTTTTTGCCGTTTGTCCGTCCCTATCGCCGTCTGGCTGTCACCAGCCTGGTGCTGCTGCCGTTTATCTCTCTGGTACGCATTGTGCCGCCATTGCTGATTAAAAAAGCGATTGATGAAAACATCCTGCCCGGCGACCTGACCGGCCTGCTGCCCATTGCCGGTCTGCTGATTGCCATCCTCTGCGTTGAAGGCTTACTGGTGTTCGGTCAATCGTGGTGTGTGCAGGTCGTGGGTCAATACATCATGGCTGACCTGCGCCGCGTCAGCTTTGCCAAACTGATGCGACTGCCGCGCTCCTGGTACGACTGGCAGCCATCAGGCCGCATCCTCACGCGTCTGACCAGCGACATTGAGCACGTCGGCGACCTGTTCGGTTCCGGCATTGTCTCAGCCATTGGTGATATTGCCACGCTGGTGATGATTTTCATCATCATGCTGACCATTAACGTGCCGCTATCGCTGGTGGCCTTTGCTGTGGTGCCGCTGATGATTGCGGTGATTGTCAGCCTGCGGCGGCCCATGCGCCGTGTGATGCGGCAGCTACGCGCCCGTCAGGCCACCCTCAACGCCTTTATTTCCGAACGCACCAGCGGCATTGCCGAAGTGCAGATTTTCAGCCAACAGCAGCGTAGTGACGACGAATTCGACACCTTGCAGGATAGCTACCGACACAGCGCCCTCAACTGGGTCACCCTGGAAGCGCTGTTCTACGCCAGCGTTCATATCTTTGGCAGTCTTGCGGTGGCCGCTATCCTGTGGAAGGGCGGCGGTGAAGTTATTCACCAGGCGGCGACCTTCGGTACGCTGGTGGCGTTTATCGAATACTCGCGTAAGTTTTTTATGCCGTTGACCGATCTGGCTTCCAAGTTTTCGGTGTTGCAAACCAGTAACGCGTCATTGGAACGGATCTTTGACCTGCTCGATCAGAACGATGAACCGCAGGGCGAGCGTCACGAGGCGCCCGGTAACGGTCGGGTCGAATTCGACAGCGTCAGCTTCGCCTATCAGGCGGACGAGCCGGTCCTCAAACAGGTCAGCTTCACCCTTGAGCCCGGCCAGCGTGTGGCCCTGGTTGGTGAAACCGGCAGCGGCAAAAGCACTCTGACGCAACTCCTGTTGGGCTTTTATGCCGCCGATCAGGGGCAGGTACGCCTTAACGGCTACGATGTGACCACCTTGGACAAAACCGTCCTGCGCCGCATGGTCGGCTGGGTGTCTCAGGAACCGTTTCTGTTTTCCGGCAGCGTGCGCGATAATCTTGATCCCCAGCACGCACTGGATGATGCGGCGCTTCTGCACGCCATTGAGGCCACCGGAGCCGGACAGGTGGTCAAACGACTGGGCGGTCTGGAAGGCAAACTGGTTGAACACGGCAAGAATCTGTCCAGCGGCGAGCGGCAACTGCTGTGTCTGGCCCGCGCACAGATCCTCAACCCGCCGGTGATCATTCTCGATGAGGCGACCAGCCATCTTGACGGCGATAGTGAAGAACTGGTCTATGCGGGCATGCGCACCGTGGCCGGTGGCCGCACCACGCTGATGATCGTTCACCATCTGCGCCTTGCCGCCGAGGCGGATCACATTGTCGTCCTCCACCAGGGCCGGGTCTGCGAGCAGGGCACTCATAAGCAACTGCTGGCGGCGGATGGCCGCTACGCGCACTTATGGCGCATCCAGCAACTTGAAGCCCAGAGCGAACACCACCGACCACAGGAATAAAACACAACAATGACACGCACTCCACGACAGCAAAAACCACAACGCCCGGCAGGCAAACCGGGCTTGATCGTCAGCCATTTCGGCGTGGCGGTGTTGGTGCGTTTTGACGACGGCGACGAGCAACCGGTCAAAGTCAAGCGCAACTCCGACCACGTTGTTGGTGATCGGGTGATGGTCACTGGCGAGCGGGTCACCTCCCTGCAACGCCGCAACGCCCTGCGCCGTCGTGATCCCTTCGGCAAAGTACGGACCCTGGCCGCCAATCTTGAACTGCTCGGCATTGTCGTTGCCGTGCGTCCGCAAACACCACCTGGTTTCATTGAGCGCGTCGTGGTCGCGGCCCGTGCCGCCGACATCGAGCCGCTGCTGATCGTCAACAAACAGGACCTGCCCGGCACCTGGGAATTTGATGCGTCACTGCATCGCGACTTTCCAGCCATGAGTCGTCTGGCCGTCAGCGCCAAGCAGGGCAGTGGGCTTGAAGAGCTGCGTCATGAACTGGCCGAGGCGGGGCGCAGCGCCCTGGTCGGCGTCTCCGGCAGTGGCAAAAGCTCGCTGCTCAATGCCCTGTGCCCCGGCATCGAGCTGGAAACCGGCGATCTCAACGAGGAGGATCACGGTCGCCATACCACCAGCGTCTCCACTCTGCTGCCCCTGCCCTCAGGTGGCGAGCTGGTCGATACCCCCGGCTTTCGAGACTTCGCCCCGGTGGATGTCAACAGTGAAGACCTGTCCCATTGGTTTCCGGGCGTGATGAGTGTTCTTGAAGAGCACCCCTGCCGTTTCCGCAACTGCCGCCATCGTCAGGAACCGGGCTGCAGTGTTAAACAGGCGGTCGATCAGGGCACTCTCAGCAACGAACGCTACCAGCTCTATCTGCAGACCCTTGAAGAACTGGAACAACTCGAAACCGCGCGCAATGAAGGGCGCAAAAATCCGTTTTTCCGCTAGGGGCTTTTGCCAATAAAAAACTGGGAATAGCCGTTCTAATTGACTATGATAGGCCAATCTGTTTTCGATCAACTCACCGTGTTTCGATCACTTGCGTGACAGGATTGCCATGTACAAAGACTATTTCGGTCTCAAAGACAAACCGTTCTCCATCGCACCGGACCCCCAATTTCTGTACATGAGTGAGCGCCATCGTGAAGCGCTGGCGCATTTGATCTACGGTCTGCAATCCGATGGCGGTTTCGTGCTGCTCACCGGTGAAGTCGGTACCGGCAAAACCACGGTCTGTCGCTGCCTGCTCGAACAGGTGCCTGAAGACGCTGAAATCGCCTTCGTCCTGAATCCGAAGGTCACGGCGGTGGAGCTGCTGGCGACCATTTGTGACGAACTGGGCATTCAGTATCCGCAAGACAATCAAAGCATCAAAGTCTTTGTCGACGGCATCAATCGCTACCTGCTCGACACCCATGCCAAAGGACGAAAGACGGTGCTGATCATCGACGAAGCGCAGAATCTTTCCGTTGATGTTCTCGAACAGATCCGTCTGCTGACCAATCTGGAAACCAACAAACAAAAGCTGCTTCAGGTCATTATGCTCGGCCAGCCGGAGCTCAAAACCATCCTCGAACGCCCGGAACTGCGTCAACTGGCCCAACGTATCACCGCCCGCTATCATCTTGAGCCGCTCTCACAACAGGAGATGGTCGGTTACATCAGCCACCGTCTTAAAGTCGCCGGAGTGGAACGGCCGTTGTTTCCGGCTGCGACCATCCGCCGACTCTACCGCCTCAGTGGTGGCGTACCACGTCTGATCAACCTACTGTGTGACCGCGCTCTGCTCGGCGCTTACGTGAAGGAACAAAATACGGTCAGTCGTCAACTGATGACGGCGACGGCCCGCGAAGTGTTTGGTGACCCATCGGCAGAGGCCAAAAAACAACAATCCAATCTGCGTTGGAACTGGATTCTCGGCACACTGGCGGTTATCAGTGTTGCCGTTGTCGTGGCAACCGCTTGGCACCCCGGCCAACCCGACACACAAGTCACTACCCAGCCGATCCCCCCGGCGCAAGTCGCCGAGCCGACCGTCATCCAGCTTCCGGTCGTGACCACAACAGCTCCGGAGGCTCCGGTGGCAAAAACAGAGGCTTTGTCCTGGCCCGAGGAACTGCCGCTGGACAAGAGCCGACCCATGGCCTATCAGGCCCTGTTCCGCCTGTGGGGAAAAGACTATCAGCCGGAACAGATGCTCGCCGGTGAATTTGCCCTGCAACAGGGTTTACGCCTGCTTTCAAAACGCGGCAGTCTCGGCAGTCTGCGTCAGTTGAACCGACCCGCGGTTCTGACGTTGCAAAATCAGCATGGCCAGCGCTTTTATGCCACGCTATCGGCTCTCAATGCCGATGTCGCGACCTTTGTCATTGGTGACCAGATCCGAACCGTCGCCACCAGCGATCTGATGGAACAATGGTATGGTGAGTTTGCCCTGCTGTGGCAACCGCCCAATACCTACACTGGTGCCATTCAACCCGGGGAGGGCGGTCCCTTGGTCTTGTGGCTGGAACAACAACTGGCGCACCTGATGCAGCGTGAACCACGACCGGATGCCACCTTGCGTCTGAACGGGATGCTGCTCGATGAGCTGCAACAGTTTCAGCAATCCGAAGGTCTGGCCGCTGACGGCATCATCGGACCGATCACCCTGATTCACCTCAATAATCATCTAGCCGGTCAGCACCCGCAGTTGACGGCACCGACGGAGGGCTAACCGACCATGTCTTTCATTCTCGAAGCCCTGAAAAAATCAGAAAAAAATCGTCAGGAAAACACCACGCCAACACTGGACAGTCAACACGACACGCCTCCGTCTGCCCCACAGAAGCGCGCCGTCTGGCCAATCGTCCTGGTTGCCGTTCTCGTGATTAACGCCGGAATTTTATTGTGGTTGTTCGGCCCGTGGCACAGCAACGACGAAAAGCCCCTGGCCAGCAGTGCGACACCAGCCGATCAAAAGACCAGCACAGCAAAGACTGCCGCAGTTCAACCGGTAGCACCGGTCACTCCACCCGTGCCACCGTCAAATGCACCAACAACCTCAGCACCGGCAATACCGGCTCAGGTTATGCCGGAGCCTCAGGTTGCTGAAGAGCCATTGCCAGCCGTTGCAGCTGATGCGCCAGTCGTACAAACCACTGTCAGCCAGCAACGTGTTGACGAGGTTCCCCTTACCCCCCCGGAACCAGCCGTCACCACAGCAGCCCCTCAAGTGCCCATACCAGCGGTTGCGCCGCCAGCACCACAGCAGGCCGTGACACCACAACCTGCCCGAATCGTTCAGCCGGTCCAGGCACCTCAGCCACCGGCCCGCAAGGTGCTGGCGTTAACGCAGTTGCCCGGCAATATGCAACAGCAACTCCCGCGGCTGCACATGTCGGTTCATGCGTTTACTGGAGATCAAAACACCAGCCTGATCCGCCTCAATGATCGCATCATGCGTGCCGGCAGCTATCTGGATGATCGCTACCGTCTTGAAGAAATCACGTCAGAAGGTGCGATCTTCAGTTATCAGGGCTACTATTTTCTCGTTCCGCGCCGCGGCGCCTGAACGCTTCCGCACTGAGGAAATTGTCGGATCAGCAACAAAGATTCGTCCTTGTCCCATATTCTGCAACAGACTTAACATTTCTGTACCGGGTGCCGATAAAGACATGAGCCATCATTGATGATTCTGTCCCTCCACGAAAGGAGCACACGATGAGACATCTCGGTGCCCTCCTGGTGCTGTTTATCGTTCTGGTCTTCTCCGCTCCGGCACAGGCCAACTGGTCCGGCTGGCAGGAATACACCACCATCACAACGCAGGAAAAGCCATTCATCACCCTTGAAGTGCGCACGTTTTATTCTTCAAGTTTTCCTCCTCGGGTTCAGTGGCGCGCTACCAACCGCTCTGAACAAGCGGTCTACTGCTCAGAAATCGGCAGGCAGGTCTACATTCTCACCAGTGGGCGAAAAGTGATCAAGCCACCCAAGGGCTGCCGTACCATGGCCCCGGGTGAAACCACCGTCTTCGCCAATGAGATCATCGGCAACAAAGGACAACAGATCGCCAAGATCTCCATGGACATGTTCAGTTTTGATCTCGAGCAAGGTAAACGTAACCGGCAGCAGGTGCCGTTATAATTTCTATTTTTTCCTGTTGACCCGTCTACGGCTTCACACTTTAGATTGATGTGACGTTGTGGCCACGACGTGATTTTTCACCATCTTTCAACAAGGAGAAAACA
This is a stretch of genomic DNA from uncultured Desulfuromonas sp.. It encodes these proteins:
- a CDS encoding ABC transporter ATP-binding protein — encoded protein: MKSLHRLWPWLRPYRTSLLIGLFWVIITNGLILMIPQMLRLGIAAIEQGHWADVQFYAVTMVVVTLLGGGIRVISRLHFLHAGRKVEVDLRQAMFHRLLYQPGPFFNNHRIGDLISRFTNDLTNVRMVAGFGLVSLINAVVVYTIAISLMVWMSPTLTIAALVPFPIMLLAVKKISRRLLLYSSQVQERLGDISDMVEESVRGQLSLRSSGFQQVRCRQFDAQNDHYLEAAVGMARMRSLMGPVMSVVTPLGILMVLYFGGRQVIAGTLQLGDMVAFNAYLVQLTMPTMLLGWILTLIQRAAVGMERISLLLDLTAPSMALPEPEKIPPEADKAPHIRLNALTFGYHADKPVLNDLTLEIPSGTTIGITGAVASGKSTLLHLLTGRYPVHSGQVWIDNQDLTDLDVQRHSQRLCAVLQEGKLFSGTLAENFRFAAPNLEEDALHEVARKVALENEINQFSNGFDTLIGEGGLTLSGGQRQRVGVGRALARNRGLWLLDDPFSHLDTVTARKVWDEVRQALKGRTVLFASSRVSILQGADHILVLDQGRILEQGDHTSLMAQHGEYARLMEREQLHREMEGL
- a CDS encoding ABC transporter ATP-binding protein — protein: MRPVLGDEIKGRHFDGRILKRFLPFVRPYRRLAVTSLVLLPFISLVRIVPPLLIKKAIDENILPGDLTGLLPIAGLLIAILCVEGLLVFGQSWCVQVVGQYIMADLRRVSFAKLMRLPRSWYDWQPSGRILTRLTSDIEHVGDLFGSGIVSAIGDIATLVMIFIIMLTINVPLSLVAFAVVPLMIAVIVSLRRPMRRVMRQLRARQATLNAFISERTSGIAEVQIFSQQQRSDDEFDTLQDSYRHSALNWVTLEALFYASVHIFGSLAVAAILWKGGGEVIHQAATFGTLVAFIEYSRKFFMPLTDLASKFSVLQTSNASLERIFDLLDQNDEPQGERHEAPGNGRVEFDSVSFAYQADEPVLKQVSFTLEPGQRVALVGETGSGKSTLTQLLLGFYAADQGQVRLNGYDVTTLDKTVLRRMVGWVSQEPFLFSGSVRDNLDPQHALDDAALLHAIEATGAGQVVKRLGGLEGKLVEHGKNLSSGERQLLCLARAQILNPPVIILDEATSHLDGDSEELVYAGMRTVAGGRTTLMIVHHLRLAAEADHIVVLHQGRVCEQGTHKQLLAADGRYAHLWRIQQLEAQSEHHRPQE
- the rsgA gene encoding ribosome small subunit-dependent GTPase A, coding for MTRTPRQQKPQRPAGKPGLIVSHFGVAVLVRFDDGDEQPVKVKRNSDHVVGDRVMVTGERVTSLQRRNALRRRDPFGKVRTLAANLELLGIVVAVRPQTPPGFIERVVVAARAADIEPLLIVNKQDLPGTWEFDASLHRDFPAMSRLAVSAKQGSGLEELRHELAEAGRSALVGVSGSGKSSLLNALCPGIELETGDLNEEDHGRHTTSVSTLLPLPSGGELVDTPGFRDFAPVDVNSEDLSHWFPGVMSVLEEHPCRFRNCRHRQEPGCSVKQAVDQGTLSNERYQLYLQTLEELEQLETARNEGRKNPFFR
- a CDS encoding AAA family ATPase, whose product is MYKDYFGLKDKPFSIAPDPQFLYMSERHREALAHLIYGLQSDGGFVLLTGEVGTGKTTVCRCLLEQVPEDAEIAFVLNPKVTAVELLATICDELGIQYPQDNQSIKVFVDGINRYLLDTHAKGRKTVLIIDEAQNLSVDVLEQIRLLTNLETNKQKLLQVIMLGQPELKTILERPELRQLAQRITARYHLEPLSQQEMVGYISHRLKVAGVERPLFPAATIRRLYRLSGGVPRLINLLCDRALLGAYVKEQNTVSRQLMTATAREVFGDPSAEAKKQQSNLRWNWILGTLAVISVAVVVATAWHPGQPDTQVTTQPIPPAQVAEPTVIQLPVVTTTAPEAPVAKTEALSWPEELPLDKSRPMAYQALFRLWGKDYQPEQMLAGEFALQQGLRLLSKRGSLGSLRQLNRPAVLTLQNQHGQRFYATLSALNADVATFVIGDQIRTVATSDLMEQWYGEFALLWQPPNTYTGAIQPGEGGPLVLWLEQQLAHLMQREPRPDATLRLNGMLLDELQQFQQSEGLAADGIIGPITLIHLNNHLAGQHPQLTAPTEG
- a CDS encoding general secretion pathway protein GspB, translating into MSFILEALKKSEKNRQENTTPTLDSQHDTPPSAPQKRAVWPIVLVAVLVINAGILLWLFGPWHSNDEKPLASSATPADQKTSTAKTAAVQPVAPVTPPVPPSNAPTTSAPAIPAQVMPEPQVAEEPLPAVAADAPVVQTTVSQQRVDEVPLTPPEPAVTTAAPQVPIPAVAPPAPQQAVTPQPARIVQPVQAPQPPARKVLALTQLPGNMQQQLPRLHMSVHAFTGDQNTSLIRLNDRIMRAGSYLDDRYRLEEITSEGAIFSYQGYYFLVPRRGA